The genome window CCCCCCGGGCTGAGGAGCGGCAGTCACGTGGCCCGGGGGCTCCGTCACGTGGGCTTGACGCCCCCTAGCCCCCAACCTGGCATCCATGGTCCGGGCTGCGTGGGGCGGAGGGGGGCCGGGGAATGCGGGGCCCCGGGCCGCGTGCTCCCTCCGCTCCCGCTGCCGCCTCCAAAACCAGCCAGTGAGCCAGCGGCTAGCGGAAGTGCCGGGATCTTgccgcctccctcccttcccacggccgcccctccccccctccgCGACCACGCAGGGACCGGGCAGCCGCCGGGCCACAGCGCCCCCGCGCGGCCCGGAGGGAGACTCGGCTCGGTGCCCGGGTTCCTGCCGCCCTGGGTAGGGGAGTTAGGGAGCCCCCAGCCCCATGCCTGTCCCTGCTTTGTCATGGCCCTTAGCCCTCACAACCAGCCAGGGAGGTAGTGATGATCACTGCCATCTTAGGAACGGAGACACTGAGGTTCTGTGTCCCAAACATTTTCCCCTTGTTACCATTTTCTCACGGGAAGATGCCTCCCTTTCTTAGCTGGGCCTTCTTCAGTACTATTCCCCCACTCCCCATGACCTTTAAGGCTCTGCATGACCTGGCCCCAGTCTACCTCGCCCACTCACCCACCAACTGTAGAGCCCCACTGGCTTGTTCTCAGTTCCTCTAATTCACCAGTGGCCTTCCCCCaatgccctcccccctcccttacTCATCCTAATGCCGGGGGTTGAGATGACACAGGCCTCCCCTGACCACTCAGAGTACGGCCCTCCACCCACTCCATTGTTCTCCTtcccattattttttccttcacagCATCCATTGCgacatatttacatattacatgtaaatattacacatttatgattttaatgGCTATCTCACTAGCCTATATGCTCCAAGTAGCCAGAGACTGTGTTGGTTTATTCCCCCATATTCTTCATCTCAGCATAGGCCTGACTTAACAGGGCCCTCAAACGTgtggaatgagaaaaaaacatgaaaagccACAGTTCCCGAGGCTCCTCCAGATGGCAACCTCCAGGGCAGTGGTGAGGCCTCCTGCCTgtgtcttatttctctttctcttcctccccccctcTGCATTTCCACAGAAAGGTCTGTGCTGGACAGAGAGGCCTGAGGACTGTTAGCCCCCCTACCCTGCCTAGCAAGTTCCTACCCTGTTCAGGTGACAATTTCCTTATCTCGGCCACTGCCACGGCCTCTACCACGAGGTCACAGGACAGTGCTGTCAAAAAATCCCCAACGCACACAGACATGAATGCAAGCAAAACAACTCTAGGgggagaaaactttttaaaagtctctacGGTTTTAGTGTCATGTTATTGAaacttccccttccccaaggcTCCATTTGGGGCCTTCTGTGTGAAGTCTTTAAACAACAGTGTTTAAGAGTCCTCAATAGCAGTGAGATGAAAACCCTCAGGGCCCTGCTTGCTCATATTTCAGTTTCTCTCCTCAATCAGGAGAGTCCGGATTTTCCTACTGTTTAGCAGTTTCAGGGTGACCCAATGTGGGTAGAAACAAGAGCCCCTGCCATCTTCCATAGAGGTAAACAGGCTTCACCCAGGATACCTGGGGCTTTGGGGGGTCTTCCAAGAATCTCCGTCTGCCTGGGAAGCTCTTCCTTCCAGACTGGCTCTCTCTCACTTGCAATCCCTTATCTCAGCTCAGGACTGTGCTGGCTTCAGCAGTCCCCATGACACCAGACAGGCACATTGCCGGGGCCCAAACTGCAGCAACAGTGGCTCCAGCTTCCAGATGGGAAGAGGTGAAGCTTCCAGGGCCTCAGACCCTGCCCTGGCTTCAGTCAGCACAGCAGTGGCTTCCCAGAGATCTTCAGGTCATCAAAGAGCAAAATACTAAAGAGCTgagaaagagaatggagagaagCAAAATCAGGGCCCAGGGGAAAAAGGCGGCAGTGGGGAAAGGGAGCTGGGGAGACCTATTGGGCCATTTCCTTCCTACCAAATGATAGCTGGATACAGGGAACAAATCTTCCTACTAATCTCCCAAATGGTGGCCCCTCTGGGCTAGGCAGAGCCCTGAGGACTTAGGCAAGCCCTGACTCTAAGATAATGCCAGAATACCACAGATAAGAAGGACCAAGGAGGTGATCCAGCCCGAGTCTGTTTTGTGGGGGGAGAAGGTGGTGGGGAAGGGTACTCACAAACACTTTGACTATTTGTTTAcattggacatttaaaaatgggaGACATACTGGGCCCATATTCCTCTGTAACTATCTGCTGAAGCTTAAAAGAGTGACCCTCAGGAAGAGACTGATTTCCCACAGGCTCCAGCAGCCCGCTGTCTTACACCTGGCCTGTTTTCACTGATCCACTTTAGCTGCAGGGCTCCTATAGGAGTCCAAGATTGGGCCCTGACCAACTAAGAAAAGAGGCTGAGAGAGGGGCAGAGGCTTGCTCAAGGTTCCACAGTTGGTGAGTGGCAGAGTCTTGGACTGCACGCTGTGTCCTAACACCTTGGCCATTTCAGCTATTACTGTGCCTGTCTCTGCTATGGGTGTGGGAGGCTCTGGAGAGCAGAACTGAGCATATGCCTCTTACCTCCTCAGCCAGGTCCTGGGGAGTCTCATCCTCCACGTTCCGTAGCAGGGAGTCGGCACCTGCCTTGCACAGAGTGGATGAGATGCTGCTGAGGCCCCGGCCCATTGCAAGGTGCAGGGGTGTGCACCCGTTGAGCATGCGGGCATCTACCCGGGCACCAGCACGGAGCAGGAACTGCACCAGACTCTGCTCCTGGGTCTCCACGGCCAGGTGCAATGCTGTCTTCCCACTTGTGCCCTCCTGTAGGAACAGAAGTATGTCAGCCCACGCCCTCAAGAGGAAGCATGCTGGGCCTGGGCCCTACATGAGACGGTGACTGCCACCACTTCTGACAGTGGGAGGAGCCCTGGGGCTGGACCATGTGGTGGGGAAGCGCCCTGATTGGCCGCCTCACCTGCGTGTCAATGTCAGCTCCGTTTTCAAGCAGCAGTTCCAAGAGTGGCTGGTTTCTCTGTAGGGTAGCGATGTGGAGACAGGCCAGACCTGGGATGGGGTGAACATGGGGGCTGCTAATCTGCACCTACCAACTCTCTCCCACTCTTCAGGGACCTCCCTACCCTTCAGCCTCAAGGGACCCTCTGCCCACTCAATACCTCTGATCACAGAACTGTTAAAACACAAACCCAAAAACCCCCTCAAAAGTCTGAGGGGAAAGGAACTCAAAGTTTCCACCTTTTCAGAATCATGTTATTGAAACTTTCAGGCTTCAGGGGTCAGGTTGCTAAGTGACACCGCCATATACCTaccctcccccaacacacccCTTCCCCATTCTCTAACGCTAACTCTGCCTGCCTTCAAGCCTGGTCCACAGCCACTTTCTTCAGATGTCTCTGGGATCCTCAggccccccgcccctccccaggTCCACTTCCTCCAGTGTGCTCCCCTAGCCTTTTTGCTATCTTCTTTCTGGCCTGGAGCCCCCTCTGCTTAGAGAACTCGATTCAGATTCAcatcccttccctccctcaaGTCTCTGCTCCAATGTCCCTGCTCCATGAGGCTTTCCCTGACCAGCCTATTTTATCACATATAATCCATCCCCCACATTCCAGTTCTTCTCACCCTGCTCTACTTTCCCACAGCACTTACTGCCTTTTAACCGACTAGAGAACTCACTTCtcatatttattgtctgtctcaaTTGTTCCATTTTGTTCACAGATGCAAGCCCAGTTCCTAGAATAGTATTTGGCACATAGAGGCCCTCAGaacatttttgttgaatgaattaatgagttcATCTGATCTCTAGTAAACTGACTATCTTGAAGGCAAGGTTTAGCTCTGtttagcacacagtaggttctcagtaaattctaaatcaaattcattcattcattcattcattcattcagcaaagatATACTGAGTACCTATGTGCTTAGAACTGGAGGTGCCTCAATGGAGAAGCTATGGCTCCCGCTTCCTGAGAGTGGAGTCCTTGTTTCCTGTCCCCTCCTCATCCCACGAGCCCTGAGGCTGCCTGTACCTTGCCAGTTTTGCAGCTGGAGGTCCAGGGAGTGAGGTGGTCCTCTGCCTGgctctggccgcccctccagcaggCAGCGGGCACAGGCCAGGTGCTGGCGCTGGCAGGCCACATGCAAAGCTGTGTCACCATGCCGGTCCTGTAGCTCCCGGCTCGCTCCCTTCAGCACTAGGGCCCGAACTGTACCTGGCTGGTCCAGATGTACAGCCAGATGGAGTGCTGTCTGTAGGCACAAACAGAGGGTCACAGGGACACTACAGCATGTTCCCACCCTTGGGAACATGCTCAAGTGGGCACAGGAATTGCCAACTGCCACCACCTTCCTTGAGGGCAGCTTATAGAGGCTATGGCCCTGATCTTCCAAGGCAACACTACCAAGCCCTTCCCTCTGTCGTGCCCCACCAAGTTCTTGGCACCCCTGTTCTGGAGGCAGGATGAGGGAAGCAGCGTCCTGCTCTTCTTGTAGGTCCCCCTAGCCCCTGGAGAAAGGACGGATGGGGACAGGTCTACCTTCTCACCCTGTGGGGAGAACTCTGTTATCCCCAGAGGCTAAGCGACAGGGAGGGGCTAGAGGGGAAACAAGACAGAGACACCAGCCAGTCTCTACCTGGCACACTCCTCTTTAAGGCTCCATGCAGATGTCACCTCCTGTATTAACCCGTCCCTGGCTGCTCCCCACAGACACTGGATCCAATAGTAGCTGCTATGTGTCCCCGTTACAACTCTTGTCACTGTGCTGTGTGATTAGGTGTTAATACCAGTCTCTCAGCCCAGGTTTGAGCACTTTGTGGGCACAGGCTGTGTCTTACTCATGTCTGCATCCTCAGCTTCTAGCCCAGTGTCTGGCATATGGTTTCCTGAGCGAGCAGCCTAAAGACACTCATGATGTGGCTGTTGGGGATGGCGGTCAGAGCAGATACGAGTAtctgggcacagcccaccctctCCACCCACCTGGTAAAGGTTGTTCTGAATGTCCAGGACCTCCTGGGGCAGCAAAGCCAGGCAACAGAGCAGCACAGCTGGGGCCTCGTGAATCACTGCCAGGTGGACCAGCCTGGAGGGCACGGGCAGGGTTTAGTGTCAGGGCCCAGGCCCAAGAGAGTGGGCTGGAGTCCTGGGGTTAGAAGGAACACATCTCTCAGAAGCTGCCCATAGGGTAGGTGCAGGAAGTGAGAGTTTGGGCCAGGAAGTGAGGGTTGATACGGGAAGCCAGAATCCTGGGGGTTGGAGCTCCAAGTTCCCATCTCTGGCTTTCAAGGAGGGCCTTGGCTCAGTGGGAGTGTGGGCTGATGGGCCAGGGTCCTTCCTGTCCAGCCTGCCCACACTCCACTCCCCTCTGGCCCCAAGGCCCCACCAGGTCAGCTGCAGCTCAAAGCCAAACTGAAAGCTGCCAGGGTAGTGCAGAGGTGGTTTCCAGGGCTgagctccccacctccccaccaccacaATTGGGAAGACAGAGATGGCAGAAGTGAGGTCACCCCCTCTCCATAACAACTCAGTGTTGCACATGccaagggagagaaaacagaagctttCGGATGTGGAGCAAGGAGACAGTGCAACATCCTGTCTCTCTGCCCCTTACAGAGGAGGCAAGAGAACCACTCCTCAGACAGCACAGACTGTGTGGGTCTGGCCAGAGCCCTCCACTCGGTGTGCACCTCCAGGGGGAGGTCTGTGTAGTGCAGAAAATGTGCGCTTGTTGGGGGACAAAGAGCCTTAGCCtaggcctggggggggggggcagctggGAGGGGAAGTTCCAGTCCTGGGGTTTCCCCACGTCAGGTGGGGAAAACGAAAGCCAGCGCTGGAGGGTCTAGGCTGGGACCACTGCCTTGGGGCGTATGGGAGGTGGGGTAGCTTAGCTAAATAGCctgtctgggctggggagggggctgctcCGGCAGGAGGGGGGCAGGCTTGGTGGCGGGCAGGAGAAGAGGCCCAGGAGAGAGTGTTAACGGGTGGGAGGAGCCACTCTGGAAATCCCCTCTGCCAGGACCTGCTCTCTGGGTCACATTCCTGCAgccacctccctctctccctcagttGCCCCTCCTCCCACTTCCTCTTCCCACTTCCATAGGTCCCACAGCCCAGACACTTCCTAGGGAAGAAAGTGCTCCCTCCTCTCCAGGAACCCCTTGGGGAGTCTTGGCACCTCCCCCTGCCCAATCTAGATACAACACCTGTCTTGAATTAGAGGTAAAGCCTGGGCTGAGAGGCTAACAAAGGAGGGCAGTGCCAGAAGTCCCCACTCCCTGGATCAAAGGTCAGCCATAGGTATTCCTCATGGAGCCCCCCCCCCATCTTGATTCTGGGCCTGAGGGCTGGTGATCTGGACACAGAGTACAAAAGGCCTGGGGTCATTCCTCTCCCACCCACTGGGTCCCCGGGCTATCTTTGTCAAAGGCCACTCAGGATTAGGACCCTTGAATCTCCACAAAAGCAGGTCAGGACAGACACCTACTGCCACTCTACACACCTGTTCCCCTGGTTCAGCATCCCTTATCTGGAACCCCAGCCCCCTCCACTGTTTCTCATCCCCAAATCCCAGCCACCCCCTCTCCTAACTTTGTCTCTTCTTCCTGAGAGACATATCCTCAActggccagcccctccctcacGACTGCCTCTTACTTCAACTGCCCCCTAGCCCAGCCCCCACCAAGCTCCACCTGGGCCTGGGGGAGGAATGGTAAAGTGAGGGGGTCAGACAGGACAGTGAAGGAGGACTTGGAGGGCTCAGGAGATGGAAGGTATAGGTAAGGCTGGCTCCAACCCACACTTCCCCTTTCTCAGCAGAGGAGGAAGTACGCCAAGGCAGCCAGCCGCCTGTCGGACTGCTGGGGCAAGAATGCCCCAGGCTGGCTCACCCCCTCCTCAGGTCCAGCCTCAGCTCTGCACCCCGGCGGCACCCCCACCCCTAGCTTCCTGGACCCCACTGGCAACCTGTAACTGGCACCTCTTGTTCCTTGAGACAGGGTATTCTGCGGTCATGTGCTGGGAATCCCAGATGTTGTGCAAGTAAGGATGCCCTCTTGCccagcaagaaaaaaactggacTGTTCAGGGGAATTTTCCCTTCCTAGTGGTGGGTTACTGGTAGGTTTCCAAGATGCTGGCTGGGGTTCCAGCTGCTTAGTAAGGACCCCAACAGCTCTGCCCACCTCTTTAAGTGAAGGCAGAGAGATAATGCCAGGTCTTCTGGTCTGGGCCTGGATAGAGTTCAA of Rhinolophus sinicus isolate RSC01 linkage group LG05, ASM3656204v1, whole genome shotgun sequence contains these proteins:
- the NFKBIE gene encoding NF-kappa-B inhibitor epsilon, with the translated sequence MSEARKGPDESDESQYDSGIESLRSLRSLPEPTPAPASRSSDGGGPQPWTHPPGTSKEPQEKEDTDGERADSTYGSSSLTESLTFLGGLETENPSPGSPLPPAGALSPQQLEALTYISEDGDTLVHLAVIHEAPAVLLCCLALLPQEVLDIQNNLYQTALHLAVHLDQPGTVRALVLKGASRELQDRHGDTALHVACQRQHLACARCLLEGRPEPGRGPPHSLDLQLQNWQGLACLHIATLQRNQPLLELLLENGADIDTQEGTSGKTALHLAVETQEQSLVQFLLRAGARVDARMLNGCTPLHLAMGRGLSSISSTLCKAGADSLLRNVEDETPQDLAEELFSILLFDDLKISGKPLLC